In Ostrinia nubilalis chromosome 10, ilOstNubi1.1, whole genome shotgun sequence, a single genomic region encodes these proteins:
- the LOC135075669 gene encoding myosin heavy chain, muscle isoform X15, with product MPKPVVQDGEDPDPTPYLFVSLEQKRIDQSKPYDGKKACWVPDEKEGFLQGEIKATKGDLVTVNLPGGEEKTLKKELLSQVNPPKFEKVEDMADLTYLNEAAVLHNLRQRYYAKLIYTYSGLFCVAINPYKRFPVYTFRCAKLYRGKRRSEVPPHIFAISDGAYVNMLTNHENQSMLITGESGAGKTENTKKVIAYFATVGASQKKDPNAEKKGSLEDQVVQTNPVLEAFGNAKTVRNDNSSRFGKFIRIHFGPSGKLAGADIETYLLEKARVISQQALERSYHIFYQMMSGSVPGLKEMCLLSNDIYDYYIVSQGKTTIPNVDDGEECTLTDQAFDILGFTQEEKDNVYKITAAVMHMGCMKFKQRGREEQAEADGTEDGERVAKLLGVDCQDLYKNLLKPRIKVGNEFVTQGRNKDQVTNSVGALCKGIFDRLFKWLVKKCNETLDTKQKRQHFIGVLDIAGFEIFDFNGFEQLCINFTNEKLQQFFNHHMFVLEQEEYQREGIEWTFIDFGMDLQNCIDLIEKPMGILSILEEESMFPKATDLTFVEKLNNNHLGKSAPYLKPKPPKPGCQAAHFAIGHYAGNVGYNITGWLEKNKDPLNDTVVDQFKKGQNALIKEIFADHPGQSGDAGGAAGGKGAGGKRAKGSAFQTVSSLYREQLNNLMTTLRSTQPHFVRCIIPNELKQPGLIDSHLVMHQLTCNGVLEGIRICRKGFPNRMVYPDFKLRYKILAPQAVDKESDPKKIAQVILDATGLDVESYRLGHTKVFFRAGVLGQMEELRDDRLSKIVSWLQAYIRGYLSRKEYKKLQEQRLALQVVQRNLRKYLQLRTWPWWKLWQKVKPLLNVTRVEDEIAKLEEKAAKAQEAFEKEEKLRKELEVLNAKLLEEKTALLSNLEGEKGSLSETQERAAKLQAQKTDLENQLRDTQDRLTQEEDARNQLFQAKKKLEQEVSGLKKDVEDLELSVQKSEQDKATKDHQIRNLNDEIAHQDELINKLNKEKKMQGESNQKTGEELQAAEDKVNHLNKVKQKLEQTLDELEDSLEREKKLRADVEKQRRKVEGDLKLTQEAVADLERNKKELEQTIQRKDKEISSLTAKLEDEQSLVSKLQKQIKELQARIEELEEEVESERQARAKAEKQRADLARELEELGERLEEAGGATSAQIELNKKREAELSKLRRDLEEANIQHESTLANLRKKHNDAVAEMGEQLDQLNKLKAKAEKERSQYFSEVNDLRAGLDHLSNEKAAQEKIVKQLQHSLNEVQNKADEANRTLNDLDAAKKKLSIENSDLLRQLEEAESQVSQLSKIKVSLTTQLEDTKRLADEEARERATLLGKFRNLEHDLDNIREQVEEEAEGKADLQRQLSKANAEAQLWRSKYESEGVARSEELEEAKRKLQARLAEAEETIESLNQKVVALEKTKQRLATEVEDLQLEVDRATAIANAAEKKQKAFDKIIGEWKLKVDDLAAELDASQKECRNYSTELFRLKGAYEEGQEQLEAVRRENKNLADEVKDLLDQIGEGGRNIHEIEKARKRLEAEKDELQAALEEAESALEQEENKVLRAQLELSQVRQEIDRRIQEKEEEFENTRKNHQRALDSMQASLEAEAKGKAEALRMKKKLEADINELEIALDHANKANAEAQKNIKRYQAQIKDLQTALEEEQRARDDAREQLGISERRANALQNELEESRTLLEQADRARRQAEQELGDAHEQLNELSAQNGSLSAAKRKLESELQTLHSDLDELLNEAKNSEEKAKKAMVDAARLADELRAEQEHAQTQEKLRKALEQQIKELQVRLDEAEANALKGGKKAIQKLEQRVRELENELDGEQRRHADAQKNLRKAERRIKELTFQAEEDRKNHERMQDLVDKLQQKIKTYKRQIEEAEEIAALNLAKFRKAQQELEEAEERADLAEQAISKFRGKGRAGSAARGVSPAPHRSRPALADGFGTFPPRFDLAPEDF from the exons ATGCCGAAGCCAGTGGTCCAAGATGGAGAGGACCCCGATCCGACCCCATACCTGTTTGTATCTCTAGAACAGAAGCGTATCGACCAGAGCAAGCCTTACGATGGCAAGAAAGCATGCTGGGTGCCGGACGAAAAGGAGGGCTTCCTGCAGGGAGAAATTAAAGCCACCAAGGGCGACCTGGTGACTGTCAACCTACCTGGAGGCGAG GAGAAGACATTAAAAAAGGAACTCCTCTCACAAGTAAACCCGCCGAAATTCGAGAAAGTCGAGGACATGGCTGACTTGACATATCTTAACGAAGCCGCTGTACTGCACAACCTCCGACAACGATATTATGCGAAACTGATCTAC ACGTACTCGGGTCTCTTCTGTGTGGCTATCAACCCTTACAAGAGATTCCCCGTGTACACGTTCCGATGTGCCAAGCTGTACCGAGGCAAGCGTCGTTCGGAAGTACCCCCCCACATTTTCGCCATTTCCGACGGCGCTTACGTCAACATGTTGACCAACCACGAGAATCAATCTATGTTGATTAC CGGTGAGTCTGGTGCCGGAAAGACTGAGAACACGAAGAAGGTAATTGCGTACTTCGCCACCGTGGGTGCTTCCCAGAAGAAGGACCCCAACGCGGAGAAGAAGGGATCCCTGGAAGACCAGGTCGTACAAACTAACCCTGTGCTTGAAGCCTTCGGTAACGCCAAGACTGTGCGTAACGACAACTCCTCCCGTTTC GGTAAATTCATCCGTATCCACTTCGGCCCCTCTGGTAAACTGGCTGGTGCTGACATTGAGACCT ATCTGCTTGAGAAGGCCCGTGTCATCTCCCAACAGGCCCTTGAGCGTTCCTACCACATCTTCTACCAGATGATGTCTGGCTCCGTCCCCGGACTTAAGG AGATGTGTTTGCTGTCAAACGACATCTATGACTATTACATCGTATCGCAAGGAAAAACTACCATCCCCAACGTAGACGATGGCGAGGAATGTACCTTGACCGAC CAAGCCTTCGACATTCTGGGTTTCACCCAGGAAGAGAAGGACAACGTATACAAGATCACCGCCGCTGTCATGCACATGGGTTGCATGAAGTTCAAGCAGAGGGGTCGCGAGGAACAGGCTGAGGCTGACGGTACCGAG GACGGTGAGAGGGTCGCCAAGCTCCTCGGTGTCGACTGCCAGGACTTGTACAAGAACTTGTTGAAGCCCCGCATCAAGGTCGGAAACGAGTTCGTGACCCAGGGTCGTAACAAGGACCAGGTCACCAACTCCGTCGGTGCCCTTTGCAAGGGTATATTCGACAGGCTGTTCAAGTGGCTGGTGAAGAAGTGTAACGAGACCCTAGACACCAAGCAGAAGAGGCAGCACTTCATCGGTGTACTGGATATTGCCGGTTTCGAAATCTTCGAC TTCAACGGTTTTGAGCAACTCTGCATTAACTTCACCAACGAGAAACTTCAGCAGTTCTTTAACCATCATATGTTCGTACTGGAGCAAGAAGAATACCAGCGCGAAGGCATCGAATGGACATTCATTGACTTTGGCATGGACCTTCAAAATTGCATTGACCTTATTGAAAAG CCTATGGGTATCCTCTCCATCCTTGAGGAAGAGTCTATGTTCCCGAAAGCCACCGATCTAACCTTCGTTGAGAAGTTGAACAACAACCACTTGGGCAAGTCTGCTCCTTACCTGAAGCCCAAGCCCCCCAAGCCCGGTTGCCAGGCCGCTCACTTCGCCATTGGTCACTACGCCGGTAAC GTCGGCTACAACATCACTGGATGGCTTGAGAAGAACAAGGACCCCCTTAACGACACCGTCGTCGACCAGTTCAAGAAGGGTCAGAACGCGCTGATCAAGGAGATCTTTGCTGACCACCCTGGTCAGTCTGGTGACGCTGGTGGCGCCGCTGGTGGCAAGG gcGCTGGTGGCAAGCGCGCGAAGGGTTCTGCCTTCCAGACCGTATCATCACTCTACAGG GAACAACTTAACAACTTGATGACAACTCTGAGGTCTACTCAGCCTCACTTCGTGCGTTGTATCATTCCCAACGAGTTGAAACAGCCTG GTCTCATCGACTCTCACCTTGTGATGCACCAGCTGACCTGTAACGGTGTGCTTGAGGGTATCCGTATTTGCCGTAAAGGTTTCCCCAACAGGATGGTCTACCCTGACTTCAAGCTCCG CTACAAGATCCTCGCCCCTCAAGCCGTCGACAAGGAAAGTGACCCTAAGAAAATCGCCCAAGTTATCCTGGACGCTACGGGTTTGGATGTCGAGTCCTACCGTCTCGGTCACACCAAG GTGTTCTTCCGCGCTGGTGTCCTGGGTCAGATGGAGGAGCTGCGTGACGACAGGCTGTCCAAGATCGTATCTTGGCTCCAGGCCTACATCCGTGGTTATCTGTCCCGTAAGGAGTACAAGAAGCTGCAGGAACAGAG ATTGGCTCTCCAAGTTGTCCAGCGCAACTTGCGCAAGTACCTGCAACTCCGCACCTGGCCCTGGTGGAAGTTGTGGCAGAAGGTCAAGCCTCTCCTCAACGTCACCCGTGTCGAGGATGAGATCGCG AAACTGGAGGAGAAGGCAGCGAAGGCCCAGGAGGCTTTCGAGAAGGAGGAGAAACTCCGCAAGGAGCTTGAGGTGCTCAACGCCAAGCTGCTTGAGGAGAAGACCGCTCTGCTGTCCAACCTCGAGGGCGAGAAGGGATCGCTGTCCGAGACCCAGGAGCGTGCCGCCAAGCTCCAGGCGCAGAAGACCGACCTCGAGAACCAACTTAGG GACACCCAGGACCGCCTGACCCAGGAGGAGGATGCCCGCAACCAGCTCTTCCAAGCCAAGAAGAAGTTGGAGCAGGAAGTCTCTGGCCTGAAGAAGGATGTCGAGGACCTCGAACTGTCCGTCCAGAAGTCCGAGCAGGACAAGGCCACCAAGGACCACCAGATCCGCAACTTGAACGACGAGATCGCCCACCAGGACGAGCTCATCAACAAGTTGAACAAGGAGAAGAAGATGCAGGGCGAGTCCAACCAGAAGACCGGCGAGGAGCTCCAGGCCGCCGAAGACAAGGTCAACCACCTCAACAAGGTCAAGCAGAAGCTCGAGCAAACCCTCGACGAGCTCGAGGACTCTCTTGAGCGCGAGAAGAAGCTGCGCGCCGACGTTGAGAAGCAGAGGAGGAAGGTCGAGGGAGACCTCAAGCTCACCCAGGAGGCCGTCGCCGACCTCGAGCGCAACAAGAAGGAACTGGAGCAGACCATCCAGCGCAAGGACAAGGAGATCTCGTCGCTCACCGCCAAGCTGGAGGACGAGCAGTCCCTTGTCAGCAAGCTGCAGAAACAGATCAAGGAACTGCAGGCCCGCATCGAAGAGTTGGAGGAGGAGGTCGAGTCCGAGCGCCAGGCCCGCGCTAAGGCTGAGAAGCAGCGCGCCGACCTCGCCCGCGAGCTCGAGGAGCTGGGTGAGCGCCTTGAGGAAGCCGGCGGTGCCACCTCCGCTCAGATCGAGCTGAACAAGAAGCGCGAGGCTGAGCTGAGCAAGCTGCGCCGCGACCTCGAGGAGGCCAACATCCAGCACGAGTCCACCCTCGCCAACCTCCGCAAGAAGCACAACGATGCCGTCGCCGAGATGGGCGAGCAGCTCGACCAGCTCAACAAGCTCAAGGCCAA GGCTGAGAAAGAGCGTTCTCAATACTTTAGCGAAGTCAATGACCTTCGTGCCGGACTCGACCACTTGTCCAACGAAAAG GCTGCCCAAGAGAAGATCGTCAAGCAGCTCCAGCACTCTCTCAACGAGGTCCAGAACAAGGCTGATGAAGCCAACCGCACCCTCAACGACCTGGACGCCGCCAAGAAGAAGCTGTCCATTGAGAACTCCGACCTCCTCCGCCAACTGGAGGAGGCTGAGTCCCAGGTTTCGCAGCTGTCCAAGATCAAGGTCTCGCTCACCACCCAATTGGAAGACACCAAGAGGTTGGCCGACGAAGAGGCTAGG GAACGCGCTACACTTCTTGGCAAGTTCCGCAACCTCGAACACGACTTGGACAACATCCGCGAACAGGTCGAAGAGGAGGCTGAAGGCAAGGCTGACCTGCAGCGCCAGCTGTCCAAGGCCAACGCCGAGGCCCAGCTGTGGCGCTCCAAGTACGAGTCCGAGGGCGTCGCCCGCTCCGAGGAACTCGAGGAGGCCAAGCGCAAGCTCCAGGCCCGTCTCGCCGAAGCCGAGGAGACCATCGAATCCCTCAACCAGAAGGTCGTTGCCCTCGAGAAGACCAAGCAGCGCCTCGCCACCGAGGTCGAGGACCTGCAGCTCGAGGTCGACCGTGCCACCGCCATCGCCAACGCCGCCGAGAAGAAACAGAAGGCCTTCGACAAGATCATCGGAGAATGGAAGCTCAAGGTCGACGACCTCGCCGCCGAGCTCGACGCCAGCCAGAAGGAATGCCGCAACTACTCCACCGAATTGTTCCGCCTCAAGGGTGCCTACGAGGAAGGCCAGGAGCAGCTCGAGGCCGTCCGCCGCGAGAACAAGAACCTCGCCGACGAAGTCAAGGACTTGCTCGACCAGATCGGCGAAGGTGGCCGCAACATCCACGAGATCGAGAAGGCCAGGAAGCGTCTCGAGGCCGAAAAGGACGAGCTCCAGGCCGCCCTCGAGGAGGCTGAGTCTGCCCTCGAACAGGAGGAGAACAAGGTCCTGCGCGCTCAGCTCGAGCTGTCCCAGGTCAGACAGGAGATCGACAGGCGTATCCAGGAGAAGGAGGAGGAATTCGAGAACACCCGCAAGAACCACCAGCGCGCTCTCGACTCCATGCAGGCTTCCCTCGAAGCCGAGGCTAAGGGCAAGGCTGAGGCCCTGCGCATGAAGAAGAAGCTTGAGGCCGACATCAACGAGCTCGAGATTGCCCTCGACCACGCCAACAAGGCTAACGCTGAGGCCCAGAAGAACATCAAGCGCTACCAGGCCCAGATCAAGGACCTCCAGACCGCCCTCGAGGAGGAACAGCGCGCCCGCGACGACGCCCGCGAACAGCTCGGCATCTCGGAACGCCGCGCCAACGCTCTCCAGAACGAGCTGGAAGAGTCCCGCACACTCCTGGAACAGGCCGACCGTGCCCGCCGCCAGGCCGAACAGGAACTTGGCGACGCTCACGAACAGCTCAACGAACTGTCCGCCCAGAACGGTTCCCTGTCCGCTGCCAAGAGGAAACTCGAGTCCGAGCTGCAGACCCTGCACTCCGACCTCGACGAGCTCCTCAACGAGGCTAAGAACTCCGAGGAGAAGGCCAAGAAGGCGATGGTTGACGCCGCCCGCCTCGCCGACGAGCTCCGCGCTGAGCAGGAGCACGCCCAGACACAGGAGAAACTCCGCAAGGCCCTGGAGCAACAGATCAAGGAACTGCAGGTCAGGCTGGACGAGGCCGAGGCCAACGCGCTCAAGGGAGGCAAGAAGGCCATCCAGAAGCTCGAACAGAGGGTACGAGAGCTCGAGAACGAGCTTGACGGTGAACAGAGGAGACACGCCGACGCACAGAAGAACCTGCGCAAGGCCGAGAGGCGCATCAAGGAGCTCACGTTCCAGGCCGAGGAGGACCGCAAGAACCACGAACGCATGCAGGACCTCGTCGACAAACTGCAACAGAAGATCAAGACCTACAAGAGGCAGATCGAAGAAGCAGAAGAAATCGCCGCCCTCAACTTGGCTAAGTTCCGCAAGGCACAGCAGGAGTTGGAGGAGGCCGAGGAGAGGGCAGACCTCGCCGAACAGGCTATCAGCAAATTCCGTGGCAAGGGACGTGCAGGATCTGCCGCGAGAGGAGTCAGTCCGGCG CCCCATCGCTCGCGCCCTGCCCTGGCTGATGGCTTCGGCACCTTCCCACCTAGGTTCGACCTGGCGCCCGAGGATTTCTAA